From Echinicola soli, a single genomic window includes:
- a CDS encoding HEPN domain-containing protein — MEKYKTYKITKYDLCEIQQCVEAKVLFWVDLIPFDGKQFPSFLLIALPNGGTLSIRRAREKIIATGRFPLWLANLAFCHYQGLKAGMKRDGLFHLLHLSRKRLVSPEIPLPFQTVSTKFLESRYEASISQFNLFAQKAVSFQRGALDYWKKNDYATAAFMFHQAIELGFHAAEVFALGKAKRSHRLSSHILSAEYYAPALSNILLNEGHNAISPIPLLEKAYLGARYCSNFTIAKDDIAYMPELMEIFISRLFQVPSSYKAAIDAFTPAPMNSTTTKTTVMNNEDRKALIKPGLNKEIRTFLENLVDKFDIEHVYCFGIQTREGQGFSPFMFSSSSIESRYDLLIITNEPDPSPIQDFFLEAQASGTGIFAIIHLKREVDDSLKKQSRFFNTIIQNGHLFYGKQDGNGFKVSPPDYQHVQQSIITHWQTRYNRASYYFQAVECSGRECPEVSMFLLHLGVEQLALGIIYTYMGYIPKFRSLSYLLALCGNFTSTLSELFINEEYKPEELLKSLCASFSGARFNPGYKVDTGHVPVIFERIPELAKSLQQLHEEKIKQLQSLMQDSEQDNKTAINS, encoded by the coding sequence ATGGAGAAATATAAAACCTATAAAATCACCAAGTACGATCTTTGCGAAATTCAGCAATGTGTAGAGGCAAAGGTGCTTTTCTGGGTTGATCTTATTCCTTTTGACGGCAAGCAGTTTCCTTCTTTTCTATTGATAGCACTTCCCAATGGAGGCACCCTGTCCATCAGAAGGGCAAGGGAAAAAATCATTGCTACTGGACGCTTTCCACTATGGCTGGCCAATCTTGCTTTTTGCCATTACCAAGGTTTGAAGGCAGGTATGAAAAGGGATGGCCTATTCCACCTGTTGCACCTATCAAGAAAAAGACTGGTTTCTCCCGAAATCCCCCTTCCCTTTCAGACAGTTTCAACAAAGTTTTTGGAAAGCAGGTATGAAGCCTCCATTTCGCAATTCAACTTATTTGCACAAAAAGCAGTATCCTTCCAGCGAGGAGCTTTGGACTATTGGAAAAAAAATGATTATGCCACCGCTGCTTTTATGTTCCACCAGGCCATTGAGCTGGGTTTTCATGCTGCTGAGGTATTTGCCCTGGGAAAGGCCAAACGGAGCCATAGGCTTTCCAGCCATATCCTCTCTGCTGAATATTATGCCCCTGCCCTTTCCAACATTTTGCTGAATGAAGGCCATAATGCCATTTCCCCCATTCCCTTACTGGAAAAAGCCTATTTGGGTGCCAGATACTGTTCCAACTTCACCATTGCAAAAGATGATATCGCCTATATGCCTGAGCTAATGGAGATATTTATCAGTAGGCTGTTTCAGGTCCCCAGTTCCTATAAAGCCGCCATTGATGCCTTCACTCCTGCTCCTATGAATTCAACTACCACAAAAACTACTGTTATGAACAATGAAGACCGAAAAGCCCTGATCAAGCCCGGGCTGAACAAAGAAATCAGAACATTTCTGGAAAACCTGGTCGATAAATTTGATATCGAACATGTCTATTGTTTCGGCATTCAGACCCGAGAAGGCCAAGGGTTCAGCCCGTTCATGTTTTCAAGCTCCTCCATCGAATCAAGGTATGATCTCCTGATTATTACAAATGAACCGGATCCTTCCCCCATTCAGGATTTTTTTTTGGAAGCGCAAGCGTCTGGCACAGGCATATTTGCCATTATCCATCTTAAAAGAGAAGTGGATGATTCCCTGAAGAAACAATCCAGGTTCTTCAATACCATCATCCAAAACGGCCATCTATTTTATGGGAAACAGGATGGGAATGGTTTTAAGGTTTCTCCACCGGATTATCAGCATGTCCAGCAGTCCATCATTACCCATTGGCAGACCAGATATAACAGGGCTTCATATTATTTCCAGGCAGTAGAGTGTTCCGGCAGGGAATGTCCAGAGGTGTCGATGTTCCTTCTTCATCTTGGGGTTGAACAGCTGGCACTAGGCATCATTTACACCTACATGGGCTATATTCCCAAATTCAGATCGCTTTCCTATCTACTTGCCCTATGTGGGAATTTCACCTCAACGTTATCTGAACTATTTATCAATGAAGAATATAAACCAGAAGAGCTCCTGAAATCCCTGTGTGCCAGTTTTTCCGGAGCAAGGTTCAATCCGGGTTATAAGGTTGATACCGGACATGTCCCTGTAATTTTTGAACGCATACCCGAACTGGCCAAGAGCCTCCAACAACTGCATGAAGAAAAAATCAAACAACTGCAATCATTGATGCAGGATTCTGAACAGGACAATAAAACAGCCATTAATTCCTGA
- a CDS encoding DEAD/DEAH box helicase, with product MKPDIIRLSNFELLLSYDDHRLNLDDLRTKITGKVLKRKKMPHVWPDIKLTLDSVTIEACIYLAAGRKDVNLIVSTKRLVILREDNADVAPPEHLSIYEFLVLKHLEENSILKRIFDFFTDERYPLAKQYPADFSWKATGMYLDNTIRPEDHVGKVFLPSEIKAFHKTMNRVDKSFESWETIGFCIPTLKHFLGYPILKPFLGRTTLDGKNIRSFNTFKTEQITPILSELSNNQIALLKIAERLEELSEPVDKVLFQKAFLEEQIFESKIWTLWEKAIHLLKRERFVFSYFCYRKKQFKNRPRKTDMSSIEFSEAKFQPAFELTEIDDRFLLKAFMLHNGKYKEVEQSFPDDFPMFYRPNKYDPLTYTASCLRDVKIWKWITHKDIFTIHKTYCEEFIKSVLPELCSHYPIKFKFKVEKNLYIQTYRLTAERKWLCVSQTNNSITLTPYIKYLERKEPVNILTKGTQWLLFDGDNRTVQIRDKKEEKAFKKLIYGLHPTFKEQASEERPMVSMDEFIRDYWFLEAFSILKKADIPVEGLDSLKGFGYHPYSPDIQMDVQAKKGWFDIGLQVRFGDNLLDFEQLRNAIIKQDGKVKLKGGKEGIIPSKWQDKLRGMLSLGQEKNGKLSLSKLHFPMVEKLYGKNAPKDITDWIKAKRKRLENPVLKDGVKLPMVRATLRPYQKAGFYWMKALQEEEWGGILADDMGLGKTLQVLTLLLHTKEDGEKQPSLIVATKSLLYNWEEQAAKFTPDLTICKYYGHSRQQLQEGLHQFDLVITTYDTVKSDIRFFGNMEFQYLITDEAQAIKNTSTDRYKAINLLNARYRLALSGTPVENSVVDLYALMNFVNPGFFGTEANFRKIFLQKGRVDKSPRMEALQTAVKPFILRRTKEKVAKDLPEKTEMVMYCEMEPQQRKAYESLRNYYKGELEDKISTEGLNNSKLKILEGLMRLRQVCDHPVLVPDHYNYEGNSAKMEALMEQVIEKTANHKLLVFSQFTGMLKLIGKALEKEGVCYSYLDGQTSEASRKKAVKQFQEDNSVRVFLLSLKAGGSGLNLTAGDYVFLVDPWWNPAVESQAIDRCYRIGQDKKVMAYRMICKDTIEEKILQMQHEKKELAAGLIQSEEGLFKSLDTKGLLELFGE from the coding sequence ATGAAACCAGACATTATACGTCTTTCAAATTTTGAACTGCTTTTAAGTTACGATGATCACAGGCTAAACCTTGATGATCTCCGAACCAAGATTACCGGAAAAGTTCTGAAAAGGAAGAAGATGCCACATGTTTGGCCCGATATAAAACTGACATTGGATTCCGTAACGATCGAGGCATGTATTTATTTAGCCGCTGGAAGAAAGGACGTTAACCTCATTGTCTCCACAAAAAGACTGGTCATCCTCAGGGAGGACAATGCTGATGTTGCTCCACCGGAACATCTGTCCATTTATGAATTCCTGGTACTCAAACACCTGGAAGAAAATAGCATTCTAAAGAGAATTTTTGATTTCTTCACCGATGAGCGCTATCCCTTGGCGAAGCAGTATCCCGCTGATTTCAGTTGGAAAGCAACGGGCATGTATTTGGACAACACCATTCGGCCAGAAGACCATGTCGGAAAGGTTTTCCTGCCCAGTGAAATAAAAGCTTTCCATAAAACCATGAATAGGGTGGATAAATCCTTTGAAAGCTGGGAAACCATTGGCTTTTGCATCCCTACGCTCAAACACTTTTTAGGGTATCCCATACTAAAGCCATTCTTGGGACGGACGACTTTGGACGGGAAAAACATAAGGTCATTCAACACTTTTAAAACCGAACAGATAACGCCCATATTATCCGAACTGTCCAACAATCAAATTGCCCTGCTCAAAATTGCAGAAAGGCTGGAAGAATTATCAGAACCCGTTGACAAGGTGTTGTTTCAAAAAGCGTTTTTGGAGGAACAGATATTTGAGTCGAAAATATGGACGCTATGGGAAAAAGCAATCCATTTACTGAAACGGGAACGGTTCGTTTTTTCCTATTTCTGTTACAGGAAAAAGCAGTTCAAAAACCGGCCCAGAAAAACGGATATGTCAAGTATTGAATTTTCAGAGGCTAAATTCCAGCCAGCATTCGAGCTCACAGAAATCGATGACCGTTTCTTGTTAAAGGCCTTTATGCTCCACAACGGGAAATACAAAGAAGTAGAACAATCCTTCCCAGATGACTTTCCTATGTTTTACAGGCCAAATAAGTACGATCCCCTTACCTATACCGCTTCCTGCCTCCGTGATGTAAAAATATGGAAGTGGATTACCCATAAAGATATATTCACCATCCACAAGACCTATTGTGAAGAATTTATTAAAAGCGTTTTACCGGAGCTTTGCTCCCATTATCCGATCAAGTTCAAATTCAAAGTAGAAAAGAATTTATATATTCAAACGTACCGACTCACCGCTGAAAGAAAATGGTTGTGTGTATCCCAAACAAATAACAGCATTACGCTTACCCCATACATAAAATACCTGGAAAGGAAAGAGCCTGTGAACATCCTTACCAAAGGTACACAATGGCTGTTGTTTGATGGTGACAATAGGACAGTCCAGATAAGGGACAAAAAAGAGGAAAAAGCCTTTAAGAAACTTATATATGGCCTGCACCCTACATTTAAAGAGCAAGCATCCGAAGAACGCCCAATGGTTTCTATGGATGAATTTATAAGGGATTACTGGTTCCTGGAGGCCTTTTCAATATTGAAAAAAGCCGATATTCCGGTTGAAGGATTGGACAGCCTCAAGGGGTTTGGTTACCATCCCTACAGCCCGGATATCCAAATGGATGTCCAGGCTAAGAAGGGCTGGTTTGATATTGGTCTGCAGGTAAGGTTTGGCGATAATCTTTTGGACTTTGAGCAATTGAGAAACGCAATCATCAAACAGGACGGCAAGGTCAAATTAAAGGGTGGCAAAGAAGGGATAATTCCTTCGAAGTGGCAGGACAAACTGAGGGGCATGTTATCCCTAGGACAGGAAAAGAACGGGAAACTGAGCCTTTCCAAGCTCCACTTTCCCATGGTTGAAAAGCTGTATGGGAAAAATGCCCCCAAGGATATCACCGACTGGATCAAAGCCAAAAGAAAGCGGTTGGAGAACCCTGTTTTAAAGGATGGAGTAAAGCTGCCCATGGTCAGGGCAACATTAAGGCCATACCAGAAAGCGGGGTTTTACTGGATGAAAGCCCTGCAGGAGGAAGAATGGGGCGGAATACTGGCCGATGACATGGGCTTGGGCAAGACCCTGCAGGTGCTTACCTTATTGCTCCATACCAAAGAGGACGGCGAAAAACAGCCCAGTTTGATTGTGGCCACCAAATCCCTGCTTTACAATTGGGAGGAACAGGCGGCTAAATTCACCCCTGACCTGACCATTTGCAAGTATTATGGACATTCAAGGCAACAACTGCAGGAAGGATTGCATCAGTTTGATCTGGTCATTACCACTTACGATACGGTCAAATCAGATATCCGTTTTTTTGGCAATATGGAATTCCAATACCTGATCACCGATGAAGCCCAGGCCATCAAAAATACAAGCACTGATCGATATAAGGCCATAAACTTGCTCAACGCCCGTTATCGGTTGGCCCTTTCAGGAACCCCGGTTGAAAACAGTGTAGTGGATTTATACGCCCTGATGAATTTTGTTAACCCCGGATTTTTCGGGACCGAGGCAAATTTCAGGAAAATATTTCTTCAAAAAGGAAGGGTGGACAAATCACCAAGAATGGAAGCGCTGCAAACGGCCGTCAAGCCTTTTATCCTGAGAAGGACCAAGGAAAAAGTGGCCAAGGACCTGCCGGAAAAAACCGAAATGGTCATGTACTGTGAAATGGAACCCCAACAGCGTAAGGCTTATGAGTCCTTGCGGAATTATTACAAAGGAGAACTTGAAGACAAAATCTCCACAGAGGGGCTTAACAACTCTAAGCTTAAGATCTTGGAAGGCCTGATGCGGTTGAGACAGGTTTGTGACCACCCCGTTTTGGTACCGGATCATTATAATTATGAGGGCAATTCTGCCAAGATGGAAGCATTAATGGAGCAGGTTATCGAAAAGACAGCCAATCATAAATTGTTGGTGTTTTCCCAGTTTACGGGTATGTTGAAGCTTATTGGTAAGGCACTGGAAAAAGAAGGAGTCTGTTATTCTTACCTGGATGGTCAGACCTCCGAGGCATCCAGAAAGAAAGCGGTAAAGCAATTTCAGGAAGATAATTCGGTAAGGGTGTTTCTTTTAAGCCTCAAAGCGGGTGGTTCCGGGCTGAATCTTACCGCTGGGGATTACGTGTTTCTGGTTGATCCCTGGTGGAACCCGGCTGTGGAGTCACAGGCCATCGACCGCTGTTACCGCATTGGCCAGGACAAAAAGGTGATGGCCTACCGCATGATCTGTAAGGATACTATTGAAGAAAAGATCCTGCAAATGCAGCATGAGAAGAAGGAATTGGCCGCTGGGCTGATCCAGAGTGAAGAGGGGCTGTTTAAGTCACTGGATACTAAGGGGCTGTTGGAACTGTTTGGGGAATAA
- a CDS encoding McrC family protein: MNRLKDRQKSISVYEHQLLKVDEDRFCQKKLKALQQHYGSKGVKYYSLVHNGVKFNEHVGVIQVGGLTIEVLPKVDQEGEKSNASWKKGLIDMLTEVGHLKVESSEFAGLKTSNHSLLDLYFELFIFEMEKLLHQGLTKKYRRTEGNVKALKGSLNFTKHIQKNCFHKERFYVNHSVYDKEHDIHAVLYKALLLLQKINSFSGLHSRIGALVLNFPEMPDIRVSSAWFERLRLDRKTQAYHKALQIAKMILLNYHPDIQRGNNDVLAIMFDMNHLWEQFLFVSLRKHLGVGYTVERKKKNDFWEVKGKFKSQLEPDIIIRKKCESDKEEIVHILDAKWKRIKSNKPDIHDLRQMFAYHHYYNAEKTALVYPFSKDPKISLGEFSSYNYECSVLQIQLLDEDEISVSDWQKRIAEEIGKWMDVTLFPKQFQQPLSIQ, translated from the coding sequence GTGAATAGATTAAAGGACAGACAAAAGTCAATTTCAGTGTACGAACATCAATTACTGAAAGTGGATGAGGATAGGTTTTGCCAGAAAAAACTAAAAGCACTTCAACAACATTACGGCTCAAAGGGGGTGAAATATTATTCCCTTGTTCATAATGGAGTAAAATTCAACGAACATGTTGGTGTCATTCAAGTTGGTGGCCTGACTATTGAGGTTTTACCGAAGGTAGATCAAGAGGGAGAAAAAAGTAATGCCAGTTGGAAAAAGGGTTTGATTGACATGCTCACAGAGGTAGGACACTTAAAGGTGGAAAGCAGCGAGTTTGCAGGCTTGAAAACATCGAATCATTCCCTGTTGGACCTTTATTTCGAGCTTTTTATTTTTGAAATGGAAAAGCTGCTCCACCAAGGTTTAACAAAGAAATATAGAAGGACTGAAGGGAATGTTAAAGCTCTAAAGGGAAGCCTGAATTTCACCAAACACATCCAAAAAAATTGTTTTCACAAAGAGCGGTTTTATGTCAACCACTCTGTGTATGACAAGGAGCATGATATTCATGCAGTTTTATATAAAGCACTATTATTGCTCCAAAAGATTAATTCCTTTTCAGGATTGCATAGTAGGATAGGTGCTTTGGTGTTGAATTTTCCGGAAATGCCGGATATCCGAGTTAGTTCTGCGTGGTTTGAAAGATTACGCCTTGACCGAAAAACACAAGCGTATCATAAAGCTTTACAAATAGCCAAAATGATCCTGCTTAATTACCATCCGGACATCCAAAGGGGAAACAATGATGTATTGGCCATTATGTTTGACATGAACCATCTTTGGGAGCAGTTTTTATTTGTGAGCTTGAGGAAGCATTTAGGTGTGGGATATACAGTGGAAAGAAAGAAGAAAAACGATTTCTGGGAAGTAAAGGGTAAATTCAAGTCACAATTAGAACCTGATATTATTATCAGGAAGAAATGCGAGTCTGATAAGGAAGAAATTGTCCATATACTGGATGCAAAATGGAAAAGAATAAAAAGTAATAAGCCCGATATACATGATTTACGTCAGATGTTTGCTTATCATCATTACTATAATGCAGAAAAGACAGCTTTGGTATATCCATTTTCCAAAGATCCGAAAATATCGCTTGGAGAATTTTCTTCATATAATTATGAGTGTTCTGTCCTTCAAATTCAATTATTAGACGAAGATGAGATTAGCGTGTCCGATTGGCAAAAGAGAATTGCAGAGGAGATTGGCAAGTGGATGGATGTAACCTTATTCCCCAAACAGTTCCAACAGCCCCTTAGTATCCAGTGA
- a CDS encoding McrB family protein: MLEINALENKVRKEFKRIWRCADSKSWEQFRDNGLLTINWLDPEKDYRRMDLNNLSSGGDSIKPWVNKLKKGDLIFIINKNYYYGFGIAESEYSTNEHTLVLSNNKKRPAIKFKFIHCLKEPIEHNFDISHQRPTTFTPIDQFKFSLSKILSFLNEKFPDVYSKLSESDISNMTIKQNAKPSNTILFGPPGTGKTYSTTEKALRLINDDQESKLDWNNRKVIKDQFIKRQKEGRIGFTTFHQSLSYEDFIEGIKPDVSKKGDGIEYEVQDGIFKQMAKDALKNLIGENEIRERENEILSFDQLYEKYLAYLSGKIDEYEFETIGGSKIKLVNVNLDNKTIYVKFEWSNSSTKEEKGKHEFTVSKSKIKDMFDADIDPNEVKSINQDILPSVKYNGSVFFAVYKSFFEFLIDNKISFKEVEADQDREIKDLLEIWYQFEGSKKKEKITNCDQFVLVIDEINRGNVSSIFGELITLLEPDKRLGMAEELEVILPYSKKSFAVPPNLHIIGTMNTADRSVEALDTALRRRFSFEEMDPNPDLIKKYGKEKVEYVNLVEVLETINGRIERLLDRDHLIGHSYFLGVEKLEDLMDVFQNKIIPLLQEYFYRDYVKIGMVLGEGFVEPNSKNIVPYAKFEYEGDYDDRKIYQIVKFDSKDSQIKFKGAIELLLGE; the protein is encoded by the coding sequence ATGTTAGAAATTAATGCATTAGAAAACAAAGTAAGAAAAGAGTTTAAAAGGATTTGGCGATGTGCAGATTCAAAAAGTTGGGAACAGTTTAGAGACAACGGCCTCCTTACTATTAATTGGCTCGATCCAGAAAAGGATTATCGAAGAATGGATTTGAATAACCTCAGTAGTGGAGGAGACAGTATCAAGCCTTGGGTAAATAAATTAAAGAAAGGTGATTTGATTTTTATCATTAATAAAAATTATTATTACGGATTTGGTATTGCAGAATCAGAATACTCCACCAATGAGCATACACTTGTCCTTTCTAATAATAAAAAAAGACCAGCAATTAAATTTAAGTTTATTCATTGTTTGAAAGAACCGATAGAGCATAACTTTGATATTAGCCACCAAAGACCTACAACTTTTACGCCTATTGACCAATTCAAATTTAGCTTAAGTAAAATTCTAAGTTTTCTAAATGAGAAATTTCCAGATGTTTATTCAAAACTGTCAGAAAGTGACATTTCAAATATGACGATAAAACAAAATGCAAAACCTTCTAATACAATTTTATTTGGTCCTCCAGGTACCGGTAAAACATATTCTACCACTGAAAAGGCCCTTCGATTAATTAATGATGATCAAGAGAGTAAGCTTGATTGGAATAACAGAAAAGTTATAAAAGACCAATTTATCAAAAGGCAAAAAGAAGGACGGATTGGTTTTACTACTTTCCACCAAAGCCTCTCCTATGAGGATTTTATTGAAGGCATAAAGCCAGATGTGAGCAAGAAAGGAGATGGGATAGAGTATGAAGTTCAGGATGGAATCTTTAAACAGATGGCTAAAGATGCATTAAAAAATTTAATTGGGGAGAATGAGATTAGAGAAAGGGAGAATGAAATACTCTCTTTCGACCAACTATACGAAAAATATTTGGCTTACCTCAGTGGTAAAATAGATGAATATGAGTTTGAGACAATTGGTGGAAGCAAAATAAAGTTGGTTAATGTAAACCTTGATAACAAAACCATTTATGTAAAATTTGAATGGTCAAATTCATCAACAAAGGAAGAAAAAGGAAAACATGAATTTACAGTTTCGAAATCAAAGATCAAGGATATGTTCGATGCTGATATAGACCCAAATGAAGTAAAGTCCATTAACCAAGATATATTGCCAAGTGTAAAATATAATGGGTCAGTTTTCTTTGCCGTTTACAAAAGTTTTTTCGAATTTTTAATTGACAATAAAATATCCTTTAAGGAGGTTGAAGCTGATCAGGATCGAGAAATAAAAGACTTACTTGAAATATGGTATCAATTTGAGGGTTCTAAGAAAAAAGAAAAAATTACAAATTGTGATCAATTTGTCTTGGTAATAGATGAGATCAACCGTGGTAATGTTTCTTCGATTTTTGGGGAGCTGATCACACTTTTGGAGCCAGACAAACGACTGGGGATGGCTGAAGAATTGGAAGTGATATTACCATATTCAAAAAAGTCGTTTGCTGTGCCGCCAAATCTCCATATTATCGGTACCATGAATACCGCTGATAGGTCTGTGGAAGCGTTGGATACGGCACTGCGGAGAAGGTTTTCATTTGAGGAAATGGATCCCAATCCAGATTTGATTAAGAAATATGGTAAGGAAAAAGTGGAGTACGTTAATTTGGTAGAAGTTCTTGAAACGATCAATGGAAGAATCGAAAGGCTTTTGGACAGGGATCATCTGATTGGTCATAGCTATTTTCTTGGTGTTGAGAAATTGGAAGACCTAATGGATGTTTTCCAGAATAAAATTATTCCATTGCTACAGGAGTATTTTTATAGGGATTATGTCAAGATCGGAATGGTGTTGGGTGAAGGGTTTGTGGAACCAAACTCCAAAAATATAGTACCCTATGCTAAATTTGAATACGAAGGCGACTATGATGATAGAAAAATTTATCAGATAGTGAAATTTGACTCTAAGGATTCTCAAATCAAGTTTAAAGGGGCTATTGAGCTTTTACTCGGTGAATAG
- a CDS encoding 5' nucleotidase, NT5C type produces the protein MTKKTVYIDMDNVLVDFPSGIKRTDEETREAYVDRIDEVPGIFSLMEPYPLAIESVEMLAGKYDLYILSTALWLNPSAWIDKVKWVHKHFGEGEDGLFYKRLILSHNKHLNKGNYLIDDRPNNGAKDFGGEWLHFGSERFPDWIAVREYLLGNGKGIL, from the coding sequence ATGACGAAAAAAACAGTTTATATAGACATGGACAATGTTCTGGTGGATTTTCCATCGGGAATAAAAAGAACAGATGAGGAGACAAGGGAAGCCTATGTGGACAGGATAGATGAAGTCCCCGGGATATTTTCCTTAATGGAACCTTACCCATTGGCCATTGAATCGGTAGAAATGCTGGCTGGCAAATACGATTTGTATATTCTCTCCACCGCTCTATGGCTTAACCCAAGTGCATGGATAGATAAGGTGAAGTGGGTACACAAGCATTTTGGAGAAGGGGAGGATGGATTGTTTTATAAAAGGCTGATTCTTTCCCATAACAAGCATCTTAATAAAGGTAATTATCTTATTGATGATCGTCCCAATAACGGGGCGAAGGATTTTGGAGGTGAATGGCTACATTTTGGGAGTGAAAGGTTTCCGGATTGGATAGCTGTGAGGGAATACTTACTTGGTAATGGGAAAGGTATATTATGA
- a CDS encoding ADP-ribosylglycohydrolase family protein has protein sequence MPFEEKLNKYQGCLLGGAVGDALGAPIEFLSQDQLLHRFGPKGIMDYVEFGDGTGEFTDDTQMTLFTAEGLLRAKHRAMLKGIGGALPQITYHSYLRWLETQGFPRQGNSINSKQLATGWLVKRKELYTRRAPGNTCLMALASGETGTISKPVNDSKGCGTIMRMAPVGLVFADNAARAFDEGCHLSAITHGHPSGYLSGVFFAALIAFLVQGKPLLESIQLCLGIMVQWENHSEVKQAVQMVLNHHNQGISGDLKPTDIAELGEGWVAEEALAMSLLCGLRYPDNFEKGVLAAINHGGDSDSTGAITGNILGLINGVTGIPEHWKQKLKYADIILDMGEDLTIGIKGNSHNEDEEWWERYPGY, from the coding sequence ATGCCATTTGAAGAAAAGCTGAATAAGTACCAAGGATGTTTGCTTGGTGGAGCGGTTGGTGATGCGCTAGGGGCTCCGATAGAATTTTTGTCCCAAGATCAATTGCTCCATCGATTTGGCCCTAAAGGGATTATGGACTATGTGGAATTTGGTGATGGCACCGGGGAGTTCACTGACGATACTCAGATGACATTGTTTACTGCTGAAGGACTTTTGAGAGCTAAGCATAGAGCCATGCTAAAAGGAATTGGAGGTGCTTTGCCCCAAATCACCTATCACTCCTACCTAAGGTGGCTGGAGACCCAGGGCTTTCCCCGTCAGGGCAACTCCATTAACTCAAAACAATTGGCCACTGGCTGGTTGGTCAAACGAAAGGAGCTTTATACCCGAAGAGCTCCGGGCAACACTTGTTTGATGGCCTTGGCAAGTGGAGAAACGGGAACTATTTCCAAGCCTGTCAATGACAGCAAAGGCTGTGGAACTATAATGCGCATGGCACCAGTGGGATTGGTATTTGCTGATAATGCAGCCCGAGCTTTTGATGAAGGATGTCACCTTTCAGCAATCACCCATGGCCATCCAAGTGGGTATTTGAGTGGAGTTTTTTTCGCTGCATTGATAGCATTTCTGGTACAAGGAAAGCCTTTATTGGAAAGCATCCAACTTTGTTTGGGAATTATGGTACAATGGGAAAACCATTCTGAAGTAAAACAAGCAGTCCAGATGGTGCTAAACCATCACAATCAAGGGATTTCAGGAGATTTAAAACCTACAGACATAGCAGAGCTGGGTGAAGGCTGGGTGGCAGAAGAAGCACTGGCTATGAGTCTGCTTTGCGGATTAAGGTATCCTGATAATTTTGAAAAGGGCGTACTTGCTGCTATTAATCACGGAGGAGATTCAGACAGTACTGGAGCCATTACGGGAAATATTCTAGGCCTGATTAATGGTGTGACAGGTATTCCTGAACATTGGAAACAAAAGTTAAAATATGCAGACATCATTTTGGATATGGGTGAAGACCTTACCATTGGCATAAAGGGCAATAGCCATAATGAAGATGAAGAATGGTGGGAAAGGTATCCGGGATATTGA
- a CDS encoding DEAD/DEAH box helicase family protein, translating to MGKIIFVTGGQGEGKSTFIEQHYLEKEGHYIFDLAKLNVELHGDYASFLSDEDKQMVVWNKATGDCLEAFMDGANIVVEYCLGAGYDEEIKSWIDQCKKMEIETRWAQVTCNTETAKKRIEKAWGTPDYFSSINYMEDTVKVFTGILESIQMTKNLGYMDNKNQ from the coding sequence ATGGGAAAAATTATTTTTGTAACTGGTGGGCAAGGAGAAGGGAAAAGCACTTTTATTGAACAGCATTACCTAGAAAAAGAAGGGCACTATATTTTTGACCTTGCAAAACTCAACGTGGAACTACATGGTGATTATGCTTCATTTTTATCAGATGAAGACAAACAAATGGTGGTATGGAATAAAGCAACGGGGGATTGCCTGGAGGCATTTATGGATGGAGCCAATATAGTGGTCGAATATTGCCTTGGTGCTGGCTATGATGAGGAAATCAAATCATGGATCGATCAATGTAAAAAGATGGAAATTGAAACCCGATGGGCTCAGGTCACCTGTAATACCGAAACCGCTAAAAAAAGGATAGAAAAGGCATGGGGTACCCCAGATTATTTTTCTTCCATTAACTATATGGAAGACACGGTAAAAGTCTTTACGGGAATTTTAGAATCCATCCAAATGACCAAAAATTTGGGGTATATGGATAACAAAAACCAATAA
- a CDS encoding helix-turn-helix domain-containing protein gives MNDTAMPEKTHHGRNVKRFREMMGIKQEALAHELGDDWSQKKVSLLEQKEIIEDDLLKQVAEVLKVPEEALKNFSEEAAINIIASTLHDNAGSINNNCTLNFNPIDMLIEVYEENKRLYERLLASEKEKNELLKGKK, from the coding sequence ATGAATGACACTGCTATGCCGGAAAAAACCCACCACGGAAGAAATGTAAAGCGCTTTAGGGAAATGATGGGAATCAAACAAGAAGCTCTTGCCCACGAGCTGGGAGACGACTGGTCCCAAAAGAAAGTATCTCTGCTCGAGCAAAAGGAAATTATTGAAGATGACCTTCTTAAGCAAGTTGCAGAAGTGTTGAAAGTACCAGAAGAGGCCCTTAAAAATTTTAGTGAGGAAGCAGCAATAAATATTATTGCCAGTACACTTCATGACAATGCAGGTTCCATAAACAACAATTGTACCCTCAACTTCAACCCTATTGATATGCTTATTGAAGTATATGAGGAAAATAAGCGGTTATATGAGCGGCTTTTAGCCAGTGAAAAGGAGAAAAATGAGTTGTTGAAGGGAAAGAAGTAA